One Vibrio penaeicida DNA segment encodes these proteins:
- the uspB gene encoding universal stress protein UspB codes for MISVDTILFTLMLVSCVNMARYLTALRALIYIMREAHPLLYQQVDGGGFFTTHGNVTKQVRLFHYLKSREYLHHHDPIFTGKCNKVRELFILTTTLLGVTLFAAIML; via the coding sequence ATGATCAGTGTCGATACTATTCTATTCACGCTTATGCTCGTCAGCTGCGTTAATATGGCGAGATACCTTACCGCGTTACGCGCGCTCATTTATATCATGCGCGAAGCCCATCCATTACTGTATCAGCAGGTAGATGGTGGTGGTTTTTTCACTACGCACGGTAACGTCACCAAACAAGTCCGACTTTTTCATTACTTGAAAAGCCGTGAGTATCTGCATCATCACGATCCTATTTTTACCGGGAAATGCAATAAAGTCAGAGAGTTGTTTATACTCACGACAACGTTACTTGGTGTGACTTTATTTGCTGCCATCATGCTGTAA
- a CDS encoding BaiN/RdsA family NAD(P)/FAD-dependent oxidoreductase translates to MSSEFDVVVIGAGAAGLMCAAEAGKRGRRVLVVDHAKKPGRKILISGGGRCNFTNYDVTANNFLCQNPHFVKSALSQYTNWDFISLVSKYGVDFEERDHGQLFCLDSAKDIVNVLLKECDQPNITQRYRADIHNIQKTDSGFSFQIDTDEITCASLVIATGGLSMPKLGATPFGYQVAEQFGLEVISTTAGLVPFTLHKEDKEAFEPLSGIAIPSEITAEDGTVFKEALLFTHRGLSGPAVLQISSFWQAGQKVTINLVPEADVMDLLTTSREKHPNQSLKNTLSKVLPKRLVETLIERKELVDKPLKQFNDKELQAIETHLENWQILPNGTEGYRTAEVTLGGVNTDHLSSKTMECKDIQGLYFVGEVMDVTGWLGGYNFQWAWSSGFVAGQWV, encoded by the coding sequence ATGAGTTCAGAATTTGATGTCGTAGTCATTGGTGCCGGAGCGGCAGGCTTAATGTGTGCAGCCGAAGCGGGCAAGCGTGGTCGCCGAGTATTGGTGGTGGATCATGCCAAAAAGCCGGGGCGAAAAATTCTGATCTCGGGTGGCGGTCGGTGTAACTTCACTAACTACGATGTGACGGCAAATAACTTCTTGTGCCAGAACCCCCATTTCGTGAAATCCGCCTTGTCGCAATACACCAATTGGGACTTCATCTCGCTGGTTTCGAAATATGGCGTTGATTTTGAAGAACGCGATCATGGGCAGCTGTTTTGTCTCGACTCAGCGAAAGACATCGTGAACGTTTTGCTAAAAGAGTGCGACCAACCGAATATTACCCAACGTTATCGCGCTGATATCCACAACATTCAAAAAACAGACAGCGGTTTTTCATTCCAAATAGACACCGATGAAATTACCTGTGCATCTTTAGTGATAGCTACGGGTGGCTTATCCATGCCGAAATTGGGGGCGACGCCCTTTGGTTATCAAGTTGCCGAGCAATTTGGGCTAGAAGTGATTTCGACTACCGCTGGTTTGGTGCCTTTCACACTGCATAAAGAAGATAAGGAAGCGTTTGAGCCGCTATCTGGCATTGCTATTCCTTCTGAAATCACCGCCGAAGACGGCACCGTTTTCAAAGAAGCGCTGCTGTTTACCCATCGTGGTTTATCTGGTCCTGCGGTATTACAGATATCTTCATTCTGGCAAGCTGGTCAGAAGGTTACGATTAACTTAGTTCCTGAAGCAGATGTAATGGATCTGCTGACCACTTCTCGCGAAAAACACCCGAATCAAAGCTTAAAGAATACGCTTTCCAAAGTACTTCCTAAGCGTTTGGTTGAGACGCTAATAGAGCGCAAAGAGCTGGTGGATAAACCCCTCAAGCAGTTCAACGACAAAGAACTGCAAGCCATCGAGACACACCTAGAAAACTGGCAAATCCTACCAAATGGTACTGAAGGGTATCGCACGGCAGAGGTCACTTTGGGTGGTGTGAATACCGATCACTTGTCGTCTAAAACCATGGAGTGCAAGGATATTCAAGGGCTGTACTTCGTTGGAGAAGTGATGGATGTGACGGGCTGGCTTGGTGGCTACAATTTCCAATGGGCATGGTCGAGCGGTTTTGTTGCTGGGCAGTGGGTGTAG
- a CDS encoding aldo/keto reductase, giving the protein MSYQRCGRSGVILPRLSLGLWQNFGGVDPIEKSRDIIRTAFDLGITHFDLANNYGPPHGAAEETFGSVLNKDLAGYRDELFISSKAGYGMWAGPYGKGGSRKYLLASCDQSLHRLGVEYLDVFYSHLPDPDTPLEETMMALDHIVRSGRALYIGLSNYSPQETEAAIRILKELGTPMLMHQPRYSLFDRTIEQGLTALAQREGFGLTVFSPLAQGMLTNKYLSGIPEGSRAARPEIMHLNAHQLSQEKLSIVHKLNNMAENRGQTLAQMAIAWVLNNDAVTSAIIGASSVDQLKSSVHALHCASFTEAELDTIDGIINKTCYL; this is encoded by the coding sequence ATGTCGTATCAAAGGTGCGGCCGCAGCGGTGTTATTTTGCCTCGCCTCTCGTTAGGCTTGTGGCAGAATTTTGGCGGAGTAGACCCGATTGAAAAGTCCAGAGATATTATCAGAACAGCATTTGATCTTGGTATAACTCACTTTGATCTTGCTAATAACTATGGTCCTCCGCATGGAGCTGCAGAGGAAACCTTTGGGTCTGTACTGAACAAAGATCTTGCTGGCTACAGAGATGAATTATTTATTTCTAGCAAGGCTGGCTACGGCATGTGGGCAGGACCTTATGGTAAAGGTGGGTCGAGAAAGTACCTGCTGGCAAGTTGTGATCAAAGCCTGCATCGACTGGGAGTGGAGTATCTGGATGTATTCTATTCTCACCTGCCGGATCCGGATACACCTCTAGAAGAAACTATGATGGCTCTCGATCATATTGTTCGCTCCGGACGTGCCCTTTATATTGGTTTATCAAATTACAGTCCCCAGGAAACTGAAGCCGCGATAAGAATATTAAAGGAGCTGGGTACGCCAATGCTGATGCATCAGCCAAGGTATAGTTTGTTTGATCGCACTATTGAACAGGGACTGACAGCATTGGCGCAACGGGAAGGTTTTGGTCTTACTGTGTTCTCACCGTTGGCGCAGGGAATGTTGACCAACAAATACCTGTCAGGAATTCCGGAAGGATCCAGAGCTGCACGTCCTGAAATAATGCACTTGAATGCACATCAGCTCAGTCAAGAAAAGCTGAGTATTGTTCATAAACTAAACAACATGGCTGAAAACAGAGGACAGACTTTGGCGCAAATGGCTATTGCATGGGTTCTCAATAACGATGCTGTCACCAGCGCAATTATTGGTGCCAGTAGTGTTGACCAGCTGAAGAGCAGTGTGCATGCGCTGCATTGTGCTTCTTTTACCGAAGCTGAACTCGATACGATTGACGGCATTATCAATAAAACCTGCTACTTGTAA
- the tnpB gene encoding IS66 family insertion sequence element accessory protein TnpB (TnpB, as the term is used for proteins encoded by IS66 family insertion elements, is considered an accessory protein, since TnpC, encoded by a neighboring gene, is a DDE family transposase.) has translation MHKTLVDFHKGLNGLSLLVEQQMALSPFSGTLFVFFTRHRDKLKVLYWDKTGFSLWHKHGCRYCEHESTEVAEK, from the coding sequence TTGCATAAGACCCTCGTCGACTTCCACAAAGGGCTCAACGGTCTATCCCTATTGGTAGAGCAGCAAATGGCGTTATCACCGTTTTCCGGTACTTTGTTTGTATTTTTCACCCGTCACAGAGACAAGCTCAAGGTGCTCTACTGGGATAAAACCGGTTTCAGCCTGTGGCACAAGCACGGCTGCCGCTATTGCGAACACGAAAGCACAGAGGTGGCTGAAAAATGA
- a CDS encoding DUF1566 domain-containing protein, with protein MLFKRIVITSLLGLATLGCSERPTDGVASPPGGGNSGTTKPGNPGTSNPGNPGTTPGNPGGVVTPPQPPTQLRDITISGPVPLATATDIFEFKVCAGNTCDTWQSAVPEGSYEYTFEVSQWPDNQPISVEGWIASQSTASTRTSHAGGATTTTAQSKYFKTELDTLASIIQMDSSGDGVIDETELVTLSLDPITQAFNTVAKHLLSTSLTQYANLPVRQKNEAVRRYLSEQSNSTWVHLTQDQRTAIYDHMKTTGSSSWRPSYYGSYTLSLTPEQWLLIKGNPNTPLDEQVVEINTAQLKVINPPNHNRAMLNWLFRLTTQQLANARGELVYTQQLVIELAAVYEQMADQGERDLTLDWNQDRKLKEHVAIANPGDGEPTVFDAPFDLVISDSWRDSQYDLLGLYDALDIETGKGAPITWTLSPADIEHIYEQYQQDVAADPDTNPSKYFTLPNTTWPGSGTGLQALGKKILVALAADPKEPIWKHYKAQVGKTVPTYPQMNITADEQIERRHLRSWSNLENANYHHPLKKQIMGLAPEQHLRISGRFPVELEEASVEVVLGTRLNKPKEQDTNGRQPIGRHEPIALIDLDGQRRKTMDYAGKNGFVFTIPLRNVDNNLERCQPGKPPVPNREFEYNYEYTEDEMHDTLTIHIRDNKTGVQLRSVLGSFCELVKRDTNGNGTLEISELERLSVGYISSAQAALMFKTSLSKHGYAGYLYPFTLDEIAARYNAFPRQQVEFLAAIFALQVEGKLFGRSIDLVESADIYMDVLDILDIDMLGNYGVVSSNNLLPDMENLQDRFAAKYAIGEVLINNLDVNVSHITQNMTQLLANSEEDKYYFEFSRPGSWVTVYPVSVLDPTCQVVLNHDQVLGVRIDGKGKNEDGHWVTIGWDKQVGATQYTLGWGSNQFENVVDAEHQKPTNKLRATITGLTFEQAYHIRVQSNIGTPSALLTYSPQHIHIADSRVTAGIESDDSHRGRDSDTACDPLSGKARNSNKDGMLGARYVKLNNDGVPLIRQDLTYKQSPFSCVLDAHTGLVWETKHGRQDDEPYTIFDGDNMFVRDATNAGDVFDGTCALPNLNVVSTDPKQCTVENQITWINSKKRCGLSNWRIPTLEEGYALFDFGRNRASNLDTRYFPNLYFPRMNDSTFHGFWLDAPSMDGLKNRALTAFWLEAKYFNNSDHNPLVLISDGYYAE; from the coding sequence ATGCTCTTTAAACGTATAGTTATTACCAGTTTGCTTGGTTTGGCTACCTTAGGTTGTAGTGAAAGACCAACAGATGGAGTAGCGTCGCCCCCCGGAGGAGGAAACAGTGGAACCACTAAGCCGGGAAATCCGGGAACCTCGAACCCCGGAAACCCAGGAACAACGCCCGGTAACCCAGGGGGAGTAGTCACCCCTCCGCAACCACCTACTCAGCTTCGGGATATCACTATTTCAGGGCCTGTGCCTCTGGCAACGGCTACCGATATTTTCGAGTTCAAAGTGTGTGCGGGGAACACTTGTGACACATGGCAGAGTGCTGTACCGGAAGGCAGTTATGAATACACCTTTGAAGTCTCACAATGGCCTGACAATCAGCCTATTTCTGTGGAAGGCTGGATCGCAAGCCAATCAACGGCGAGTACTAGAACCAGCCATGCAGGCGGAGCCACCACTACAACAGCGCAAAGTAAGTACTTTAAGACGGAGTTAGACACCTTAGCGAGCATCATTCAAATGGACAGTTCTGGCGATGGTGTGATTGATGAAACCGAGTTAGTGACTCTGTCGTTAGATCCCATTACTCAAGCATTTAATACCGTCGCTAAGCATCTGCTTTCTACCAGTTTAACCCAGTATGCCAATCTGCCCGTCAGGCAAAAAAATGAAGCCGTTAGGCGTTACCTCTCAGAGCAAAGTAACAGCACTTGGGTGCATTTAACACAAGATCAAAGAACGGCTATCTATGACCATATGAAGACCACGGGCAGCAGTAGCTGGCGTCCTTCTTATTATGGCAGTTACACCCTAAGCCTCACGCCCGAGCAATGGTTACTGATTAAAGGTAATCCCAATACACCATTAGATGAGCAGGTGGTTGAGATAAATACCGCTCAGCTAAAAGTCATTAACCCGCCTAACCATAACAGGGCAATGTTAAATTGGCTGTTTAGATTGACGACTCAGCAACTTGCCAATGCTCGTGGAGAGCTGGTTTATACCCAACAGCTAGTGATTGAACTGGCTGCGGTTTATGAGCAGATGGCGGACCAAGGAGAGCGTGATCTGACTCTTGACTGGAATCAGGACAGGAAACTTAAAGAGCATGTCGCCATAGCGAACCCGGGGGACGGCGAACCTACGGTGTTTGATGCACCATTTGATCTAGTTATTAGCGATTCATGGCGTGACAGTCAGTACGATTTGCTTGGGCTCTATGATGCTCTCGACATCGAAACCGGTAAAGGCGCCCCTATTACTTGGACATTGAGTCCGGCTGATATTGAACATATTTATGAACAATATCAGCAGGATGTTGCGGCCGACCCAGACACTAATCCTAGCAAGTACTTTACTCTGCCCAATACCACGTGGCCGGGTAGTGGTACGGGATTACAAGCATTGGGCAAAAAAATACTGGTTGCGCTCGCTGCTGATCCTAAAGAGCCAATCTGGAAACATTATAAAGCGCAAGTTGGCAAAACGGTGCCTACTTATCCTCAGATGAACATTACCGCTGATGAACAGATAGAGAGGCGCCACCTAAGATCTTGGAGTAATTTGGAGAATGCCAATTACCACCATCCGCTTAAGAAGCAGATAATGGGATTGGCGCCTGAACAGCATCTTCGTATCAGTGGCCGTTTCCCAGTCGAGTTAGAAGAAGCGTCAGTAGAAGTGGTATTGGGTACTCGCCTAAACAAGCCAAAAGAACAAGACACCAATGGTCGTCAACCTATTGGACGCCATGAACCAATTGCTCTGATTGATCTTGATGGTCAACGCAGAAAAACCATGGATTATGCAGGCAAAAATGGCTTCGTTTTTACCATTCCATTGCGCAATGTCGATAATAATTTAGAGAGGTGTCAGCCAGGCAAACCGCCAGTTCCGAACAGAGAGTTTGAGTACAACTACGAGTACACGGAAGATGAAATGCACGACACGTTGACCATTCATATCCGCGACAACAAAACTGGCGTCCAGCTAAGGTCGGTATTGGGATCATTCTGTGAATTAGTGAAACGTGATACCAATGGTAATGGCACTTTAGAAATCAGCGAACTGGAACGATTAAGCGTCGGCTATATCTCGAGTGCGCAAGCGGCGTTAATGTTCAAAACCTCGTTATCAAAGCATGGATACGCGGGTTACCTCTACCCGTTTACCCTTGATGAGATCGCTGCTCGATATAATGCTTTCCCCCGTCAGCAAGTTGAATTTTTGGCTGCAATATTTGCGCTGCAAGTGGAAGGTAAGTTGTTTGGTCGATCGATCGATCTGGTTGAAAGCGCCGACATTTATATGGATGTTCTGGATATTCTTGATATCGACATGTTAGGAAACTACGGCGTGGTATCCAGTAATAACCTGCTGCCAGATATGGAGAACTTGCAAGACAGATTTGCGGCTAAGTATGCCATTGGTGAAGTGCTCATTAATAACCTTGATGTCAATGTCTCTCACATTACTCAAAATATGACTCAGCTATTAGCCAACTCAGAGGAAGACAAATACTACTTCGAGTTTTCAAGACCAGGAAGTTGGGTAACCGTTTACCCGGTTAGCGTGTTGGATCCTACCTGCCAGGTGGTTCTTAATCACGATCAAGTGCTAGGCGTTCGTATTGATGGTAAAGGCAAAAATGAAGATGGCCACTGGGTGACCATTGGATGGGATAAACAAGTTGGCGCCACCCAATACACATTAGGTTGGGGCAGCAATCAATTTGAAAATGTTGTCGATGCTGAACATCAAAAACCTACGAATAAGTTAAGGGCGACCATCACAGGGCTAACATTTGAGCAGGCTTATCATATCCGTGTTCAGAGTAATATTGGAACGCCAAGTGCTCTATTAACCTATTCCCCTCAACATATCCATATTGCTGACTCACGTGTGACTGCGGGTATTGAGTCTGATGATAGCCACCGTGGTAGAGACAGCGACACCGCATGTGACCCACTAAGTGGTAAAGCCAGAAATAGCAATAAAGATGGCATGTTGGGTGCCCGCTACGTCAAATTGAACAATGATGGCGTACCATTGATTCGACAAGACCTGACGTATAAGCAAAGTCCATTTTCTTGTGTCCTTGATGCCCATACTGGACTGGTTTGGGAAACCAAACATGGACGTCAAGATGATGAGCCTTACACCATTTTTGATGGTGACAATATGTTTGTTAGAGATGCAACCAACGCTGGTGATGTGTTTGATGGTACCTGTGCGTTACCTAACTTGAACGTCGTTTCGACGGATCCAAAGCAGTGTACGGTTGAAAACCAGATTACTTGGATAAACAGCAAAAAACGTTGTGGATTAAGCAACTGGCGTATTCCTACGCTGGAAGAGGGTTACGCTTTGTTCGACTTCGGTAGAAACCGTGCGTCCAACCTAGATACTCGTTATTTCCCTAATTTGTACTTCCCAAGAATGAACGACAGCACATTCCATGGATTTTGGTTAGATGCGCCAAGTATGGATGGTCTAAAAAATCGAGCACTGACGGCGTTCTGGCTAGAAGCTAAGTACTTTAATAATTCGGATCATAACCCGCTGGTACTAATCAGTGATGGTTACTATGCAGAGTAA
- a CDS encoding Flp family type IVb pilin: MNGFTNLLKRYFKDESGATAIEYGILAAGLAAGILAIFGSDGLFITALKDKFQAIIDGMNMGASGE; encoded by the coding sequence ATGAATGGTTTCACCAACCTTCTAAAACGCTACTTTAAAGATGAAAGTGGCGCTACAGCTATTGAATACGGAATTCTTGCGGCAGGTTTAGCTGCGGGGATCTTGGCGATTTTTGGTTCTGACGGTCTATTCATCACCGCTCTAAAAGATAAGTTCCAGGCCATTATTGACGGTATGAACATGGGTGCCAGTGGAGAGTAA
- a CDS encoding A24 family peptidase, translating into MESNFLLLLKATTFALLCIVSLTDIRNRTVPNWALLILAIVVFTAVPFSVYHATISLIILFLGIVAFHYRWLGAGDSKLLAICAYGSIEHWQWLLLQTALVGGGLSIAILVYNHLVGLGLIKHSPIKTVPYAVAIAGSAITTIHYI; encoded by the coding sequence GTGGAGAGTAATTTCCTTTTATTACTCAAAGCCACCACTTTTGCTCTGTTATGCATAGTTTCACTGACTGACATAAGAAATCGAACAGTCCCAAACTGGGCGTTATTGATACTGGCGATTGTGGTGTTCACTGCAGTCCCGTTTAGCGTTTATCACGCCACCATTAGTTTGATCATTTTGTTTCTAGGCATTGTTGCCTTCCACTATCGTTGGCTAGGGGCTGGTGACAGTAAGCTGCTGGCAATATGCGCCTATGGCTCCATCGAACATTGGCAGTGGTTGTTACTGCAAACCGCTTTGGTAGGTGGAGGATTAAGTATAGCCATTCTCGTATACAACCATTTAGTCGGATTGGGTTTGATAAAACACTCCCCTATAAAAACGGTGCCTTATGCCGTCGCAATTGCTGGCAGTGCCATAACAACCATTCACTACATTTAA
- the cpaB gene encoding Flp pilus assembly protein CpaB — translation MKKLLFVLISIGLLLVTLMFVWSNTAATPVSKTEEQVKVEEPKAIAPRILVAKYPIQVGSLLRSQDFTWAPFDDSEHQLIDLFLKDFVELKSLEGSLITQSLVAGQPLTSSVIIRPEQSHYLSSMLAPGMKGVTLDITFAGSNYGLIRAGNYVDILLTTSKKHQDEEGFGEVTKHANNLVLENVRLLAVDNVLTDILSGPEKQDPSSSLNQNGERTVPVTFEVTADQAQRLLLARKLGALSLLLRSAYQDASLAQSDNVTLWDEEISDNHNPRMRPQHSIRIFDGQDVRTQEKPTAR, via the coding sequence ATGAAAAAGTTACTTTTTGTGCTCATTAGCATAGGTTTACTACTCGTTACGCTAATGTTTGTCTGGTCAAATACGGCGGCAACGCCAGTATCAAAAACAGAAGAACAGGTCAAAGTAGAAGAACCTAAAGCGATTGCTCCAAGGATTTTGGTTGCCAAATACCCTATTCAAGTCGGTTCTTTACTTCGCTCTCAGGATTTCACCTGGGCACCGTTCGATGACTCTGAACATCAATTGATTGATCTGTTTTTAAAAGATTTTGTCGAACTCAAATCATTAGAAGGCAGCTTGATCACTCAATCCCTTGTCGCTGGTCAGCCTTTAACCTCCTCTGTCATTATCCGACCGGAACAAAGCCATTACCTCTCTTCTATGCTTGCTCCTGGGATGAAAGGCGTCACCTTAGATATCACCTTTGCTGGTAGCAATTACGGATTAATTCGAGCAGGTAACTATGTCGATATCCTCTTAACCACTTCCAAAAAACATCAAGATGAAGAAGGGTTTGGGGAAGTGACTAAACACGCTAACAACTTAGTTTTAGAAAATGTTCGCTTGCTAGCGGTAGACAATGTTTTGACCGACATCCTGAGTGGTCCAGAGAAACAAGATCCATCAAGTTCACTCAATCAAAACGGGGAGCGCACGGTCCCGGTCACTTTTGAAGTGACGGCCGATCAAGCGCAACGTTTGCTGCTGGCTCGTAAGCTTGGTGCTTTGTCTCTTTTACTTCGTAGCGCCTATCAAGATGCAAGCCTAGCTCAATCAGACAACGTCACGCTATGGGATGAGGAAATTTCTGATAACCATAATCCGCGCATGCGGCCACAGCACTCTATCCGAATTTTTGACGGTCAGGATGTCCGTACACAAGAAAAACCGACAGCGAGATAA
- a CDS encoding type II and III secretion system protein family protein yields the protein MNTFKTLCICVLTLLCSAQVYAKVNTLEISVNENRLIAVSGEVQDIFVSDPDLLVVHAPSSQHIMIAGKKLGETDILVLGANASTLAHYKIVISVDISDLEQNVRHAFPDASVSFAYSGGAIIAMGEVSTPLQAHEILSMASGYAKSLQEEDTQTMGAPSSQDGNGARANGAAKPGGGMGTYPLVVNQLKTAGSTQVNISVRIVEMERTTSEQLGLRWSSVGNMRWGTWDSLQTALGVTPGNKFPTNNLPSGPDQHGLNVIIDALVENSLVNVLAEPNLTAKSGEAATFMSGGEFPFPVDNGDDGVSIEFKKFGIALELTPTVLSNNQISLTVAPEVSTLSRENSVSIAGVEVPGIETRRATTTIELADGQSFALAGLVRTYQDHKVEALPFLGEIPVLAPFFSNNSFKNSESELVIIATARLVEPTSDPSLLTTPLDRYRPASRFERVFLQKTGETHDQNSRLFGNYGYNY from the coding sequence ATGAACACTTTCAAAACACTCTGTATATGTGTGCTGACACTGCTTTGCTCTGCTCAGGTCTATGCAAAAGTTAACACGCTAGAAATCTCCGTTAACGAAAATCGTTTAATTGCTGTTTCCGGTGAGGTGCAAGACATCTTTGTGTCTGATCCTGACTTACTTGTTGTACATGCTCCCTCCAGTCAACACATTATGATTGCGGGTAAAAAGTTAGGGGAGACAGACATACTTGTCCTTGGTGCTAACGCTTCTACATTGGCTCATTACAAAATTGTGATCAGCGTTGATATCTCTGATCTGGAGCAAAATGTCCGACATGCTTTCCCTGATGCTAGCGTCTCCTTTGCCTACAGTGGCGGGGCTATTATTGCAATGGGAGAAGTATCGACACCATTGCAAGCTCATGAAATTCTCAGCATGGCTTCTGGTTATGCGAAATCTCTTCAAGAAGAAGATACACAAACCATGGGCGCGCCTTCTTCACAGGACGGGAATGGTGCTAGGGCAAACGGAGCAGCGAAGCCTGGCGGTGGTATGGGTACTTACCCGTTAGTGGTTAATCAACTAAAAACCGCAGGAAGCACGCAGGTTAATATCTCCGTACGTATCGTCGAGATGGAGCGGACAACCAGTGAACAACTGGGTCTGAGATGGAGCTCTGTTGGTAACATGCGTTGGGGTACTTGGGACAGTTTGCAAACCGCTCTTGGGGTAACGCCAGGCAATAAGTTTCCTACTAACAACTTGCCTAGTGGACCCGATCAGCATGGTCTAAACGTGATCATTGATGCCTTAGTCGAAAACAGTCTAGTGAATGTCCTTGCTGAGCCTAATCTAACGGCTAAGTCTGGAGAAGCTGCCACCTTTATGTCTGGAGGAGAATTTCCCTTCCCTGTCGACAATGGCGACGACGGTGTCAGCATTGAGTTTAAAAAGTTTGGTATCGCTTTGGAGTTGACGCCAACCGTACTGAGCAACAACCAGATCAGTCTAACGGTTGCGCCAGAAGTATCGACGTTAAGCCGTGAAAACAGCGTCTCCATTGCCGGTGTTGAAGTACCGGGAATCGAAACCCGCCGAGCCACCACTACCATCGAACTGGCAGATGGACAAAGCTTTGCGCTAGCCGGCTTAGTTCGCACCTATCAAGATCATAAAGTGGAAGCTTTGCCTTTTCTTGGCGAAATCCCTGTACTGGCCCCTTTTTTTAGTAACAACAGTTTCAAAAACTCAGAAAGTGAGTTGGTTATTATTGCCACTGCCCGATTAGTCGAACCCACAAGTGATCCCTCTCTTCTTACCACACCTCTGGATCGTTACAGACCAGCGAGTCGTTTTGAGCGCGTATTCCTGCAGAAAACAGGGGAAACACACGATCAAAACAGCAGGTTGTTTGGCAACTACGGTTACAACTATTAG
- a CDS encoding AAA family ATPase gives MSDSTFNVVAFVLDDHSQQIITQLAADIDNQNIQVQKGDINKAREWCTKHGAPDLLLVDGGDCVNLDSALSELSHHCPPQMKLIVLGKKQEVTLYRHLMFAGVNDYHTTPLDADALRLSLLHLQGHQVKKSLRTGKVICVLGSSGGCGVSTIASNLGYYLAEKQSQHVALVDLDVFHSQHPILLGTDYEPNLENILKDADRIDETLLAHSSHQFSKTLHLFYGQDSQLPSDNHGSITETIQALAEHYGTVIIDIPNLHNPAMLDVIEKADNCIYVTDYSLNSYRFLAKLRARVQSTHQRQILVGNLCRKSKGRVPKTELSKSLSLDLSLEFPFDAKAFEKSELVGKPIMSQSTRFSKKLAQLGQMVSSAAKR, from the coding sequence GTGTCAGACAGTACGTTTAACGTCGTTGCTTTTGTATTAGACGACCACAGTCAACAAATCATCACTCAACTGGCTGCCGACATTGATAACCAGAATATTCAGGTACAAAAAGGCGACATTAACAAGGCAAGAGAGTGGTGTACAAAACATGGCGCCCCCGACCTTTTGTTGGTTGATGGAGGTGACTGTGTCAACTTAGACAGCGCTCTTAGTGAGCTATCACATCATTGCCCTCCTCAGATGAAGTTGATCGTTCTGGGGAAAAAGCAAGAAGTGACCCTTTATCGCCACTTAATGTTTGCCGGAGTGAATGATTACCACACAACTCCTCTTGATGCCGATGCACTGAGACTGAGTTTGCTTCATCTTCAAGGTCATCAGGTGAAAAAATCCCTACGTACGGGCAAAGTCATCTGTGTTCTTGGTAGTTCAGGCGGCTGTGGTGTCAGTACTATTGCCAGCAACTTAGGCTACTATCTTGCAGAAAAGCAAAGTCAGCACGTTGCGCTTGTCGACCTTGATGTCTTCCATAGTCAGCACCCTATTTTACTTGGCACCGACTATGAACCCAATTTAGAAAATATTCTAAAAGATGCGGATCGTATTGACGAAACTCTGCTCGCTCACAGTAGCCATCAGTTTTCAAAAACACTGCACCTGTTTTATGGTCAAGATAGCCAGTTACCCTCCGACAATCATGGCTCGATAACTGAGACCATTCAGGCTCTGGCAGAGCACTATGGTACGGTGATTATTGATATACCCAACCTCCATAATCCAGCCATGTTAGACGTCATTGAAAAAGCCGATAACTGTATTTACGTCACCGATTACAGCCTTAATAGTTACCGCTTTTTAGCCAAACTTAGAGCGCGCGTTCAATCGACACATCAAAGACAGATTTTGGTGGGTAATTTGTGCAGAAAAAGTAAAGGGCGAGTGCCTAAGACTGAACTGAGTAAGTCTCTAAGCTTAGACTTGTCCCTTGAGTTCCCTTTTGATGCCAAAGCGTTTGAAAAGTCAGAACTGGTAGGCAAACCTATTATGTCTCAAAGTACTCGATTCAGTAAAAAGCTTGCTCAGCTAGGCCAAATGGTCAGCTCGGCAGCAAAAAGGTAA